Proteins encoded in a region of the Zea mays cultivar B73 chromosome 4, Zm-B73-REFERENCE-NAM-5.0, whole genome shotgun sequence genome:
- the LOC109946007 gene encoding uncharacterized protein, whose product MESTLKGIRGSDAPCVLDLDDVATLAGGVEDTYDEDRATEEQLATPLDTLLCAGLDPVKSHIGCLLLQRLKLLPTSIGAQVVFEEMQQSAIVRDAHAYGVMVHVPPVCMLDGVHSQHFFGTGIIIYHSEHLGLVAVDRKTVLVSIAAILLSFAPYSIEIPGEVVFLHPVHNFALLAYDPSALGAGASVVRSAKLLSGSGATIVEDQKVLEEKNAQNTVLLHPLLPMVDKGPWPPPVQLEIHSTGIQLRPVPWPSLYCYAVWASWIELMVVVGYISPKPPWLSFASEAKNVHDLFIGVFSGDVYSMSLRQQLHDPGKKPVPYQYLASYYGALLGCSWSVDGKYLLSVGDNDLVQVWSMNDTNIVSCGEGHNSWTGALCMAFYAQSEETRQSHSVHKFALGTLAFEHTLSSGSPIRSEVELLPESVEVIDKDYGWTRYPTASLESSIARDCCPSTVAHRQSVVEALLQCDRKSSSRVVVSQWESFLADYFRHTCFASTVDYFLNGLQQQHGDCISSFRVHLIILQFLNVTASETKSGVCAAHNYLSDSLDQQAGIGWPLARHDEMVWPRTAVVSYNKLVEVQSRNPSIWPMPWFSFTIMSGGTAVWYCDTFWTPPSPPTYPEEKHQRPYGAPCRIALLVDFELNYQQLKFVHYGRIHFYIWEELESYQSVMNSQVQRTHDQDRRSMVLLKGNLVFILPGLILVAHDLGGACQRDTNGTLSWAS is encoded by the coding sequence ATGGAGAGCACGCTCAAGGGGATTCGCGGCAGCGATGCGCCGTGCGTGCTGGACCTGGACGACGTAGCCACTTTGGCAGGCGGCGTCGAGGACACTTACGACGAGGACCGCGCCACCGAGGAGCAGCTCGCCACGCCCTTGGACACGCTCCTGTGCGCCGGCCTCGACCCTGTCAAGTCGCACatcgggtgcctgctgctgcagcGCCTCAAGCTTTTGCCTACCTCGATTGGTGCCCAGGTGGTATTCGAGGAAATGCAGCAAAGCGCCATCGTCAGGGACGCGCACGCCTACGGCGTCATGGTGCATGTGCCGCCCGTTTGCATGCTTGATGGAGTTCACTCTCAACATTTTTTTGGAACAGGGATTATAATATATCATTCTGAGCACCTGGGTCTGGTTGCAGTTGATAGGAAAACAGTGCTTGTATCTATCGCTGCTATACTGCTTTCGTTTGCTCCATATTCCATTGAAATACCTGGAGAGGTTGTTTTCCTCCATCCTGTTCACAACTTTGCCCTGCTCGCTTATGATCCTTCTGCACTAGGAGCTGGAGCATCTGTTGTCCGGTCTGCTAAGCTTCTATCAGGTAGTGGTGCCACTATAGTTGAGGACCAGAAGGTGTTGGAGGAAAAGAATGCTCAGAATACAGTGCTGCTACATCCGTTGCTTCCTATGGTTGACAAAGGACCATGGCCACCACCTGTACAGTTGGAAATTCATAGTACTGGTATTCAGCTAAGACCAGTACCTTGGCCATCTCTTTACTGTTATGCAGTTTGGGCGTCGTGGATTGAGTTAATGGTCGTGGTCGGTTACATTTCTCCAAAGCCTCCTTGGTTGTCGTTTGCTTCAGAGGCCAAGAATGTACACGATCTGTTCATTGGGGTGTTCTCAGGAGATGTCTATTCTATGTCACtgaggcagcagttgcatgatccTGGAAAGAAGCCTGTTCCATATCAGTATTTGGCAAGCTACTACGGTGCACTATTGGGTTGCTCTTGGAGTGTGGATGGCAAATATTTACTGTCAGTTGGTGACAATGATCTTGTGCAAGTATGGAGCATGAATGACACAAATATCGTTTCATGTGGCGAAGGGCATAACTCATGGACTGGTGCGCTGTGTATGGCATTCTATGCACAATCTGAAGAAACTAGGCAGAGTCATTCTGTTCATAAGTTTGCTCTGGGCACTCTTGCCTTCGAACACACTTTATCCAGTGGATCGCCAATCCGATCAGAAGTGGAGTTATTGCCTGAATCTGTTGAAGTCATTGACAAAGATTATGGTTGGACACGATACCCAACTGCTTCTCTAGAATCCAGCATTGCACGAGATTGCTGTCCCTCTACGGTGGCTCACCGACAATCAGTAGTGGAAGCTCTTCTACAGTGTGATAGGAAATCATCTAGCAGAGTTGTAGTATCACAGTGGGAGTCATTTTTAGCTGATTATTTTAGGCATACCTGCTTTGCTTCTACAGTTGATTACTTCCTGAATGGCTTGCAGCAGCAACATGGGGATTGCATATCTTCTTTCAGAGTTCACCTAATTATATTGCAATTTCTGAATGTCACTGCATCTGAAACTAAAAGTGGAGTTTGTGCAGCTCACAATTATCTGTCAGATTCACTAGACCAGCAAGCTGGTATTGGTTGGCCACTTGCTAGACATGATGAGATGGTTTGGCCAAGAACAGCTGTGGTCAGTTACAACAAATTAGTCGAGGTTCAAAGTAGGAATCCTAGTATCTGGCCTATGCCATGGTTTTCTTTCACCATCATGAGTGGAGGTACTGCAGTTTGGTATTGTGACACCTTCTGGACGCCTCCATCTCCACCTACATATCCGGAGGAAAAACATCAACGCCCATATGGTGCTCCTTGTCGGATTGCCTTGTTGGTGGACTTTGAGCTTAATTATCAACAACTGAAATTTGTACACTATGGAAGAATTCATTTCTACATCTGGGAAGAATTGGAGAGCTACCAGTCAGTCATGAATAGCCAAGTTCAACGCACACATGATCAGGATAGGAGGTCTATGGTGCTCCTAAAGGGCAATCTGGTCTTCATCTTGCCTGGGTTAATTTTGGTCGCTCATGATCTGGGCGGTGCCTGTCAGAGGGACACAAATGGGACTctgtcatgggcatcatag